The genomic stretch ACTATCAGGTATTCAGCTGGATTCAGTCTAGCATTTGGTAAGATTGTCACCCCTCTCTTATCCATGTCATTTCTTGTGGGCATTAAGGGGTTTTGGCTGTGGGCCGTGATCCCCTTAAAGAGTTCTCTAAGAGTGTCATCATTGGCTGACAGGTTTCCTGGCCCATAAAATACAGACTTATCCAATGACTGGTTGATAGGGCTCTGGCTTCTGCAGATATTGGTGAAGTTCATGGGGATGTTGAGATTCACGATGCCCATGGTCACCAATGAAGCCGCCATCACAGAGGTGCCGATACAGAGGAAGGTTTTGCTCCCAACATGGTCTACAAGAAGAGTGGCAGGGATGGTGCTGATGACCTTGACAACTCCAACCCCCGTGGAGGCGAGGCTGGCTGCCTCGTTGCTTTGGAAACCAACAGATTTCAAAACAGTTGATGCATAGAATAATATGTTTGGCTGACCGGTGACTTGCACAAAAAACACCAAGGTTAGACCTATCATTATCCGAGTCCTCATGTTGTCCTTTGATCGAAACAGATCCCAAAAACTATACTGATATTCATCTTTCAGGGAAGATTTTATCCCAGTGAGTTCCTCTGTTGTATCTGAGATGGCTCTCAACCTTCTGAGAACCTTGCTAGCAGCCTCCTCATGTCCTTTCATCACCAGAAACCGGGGGCTTGGAGGAAGAAAATACATTGCGATTGCTTGCAAAACTCCGAAGGGAATAACAAGGCCAAACATGTATTTCCAGCCATGGGAAACATTCGCAAATGCATAGTTTGAGATGTAGGCGAAAAGTATGCCGATGACAATCATCAGCTCATTCAGGGACACAAGAAGACCTCTTCTGTGTTGTGGAGCAATCTCTGCGATGTAAACACATGTGGCAATTGAAGAGAGCGAAATGGAGACCCCTATAGCAATTCGGCCTACAATGAGGACCTCATAAGATAAACTGAGTATCAGGATGAGGCTCCCAAGTCCAAGGAGGCAGGATGACAAGATGATGGCAGCCCGTCTTCCATACCTGTCAATCAGGACCCCTCCAGTGAGGGAGGCCAGC from Canis aureus isolate CA01 chromosome 1, VMU_Caureus_v.1.0, whole genome shotgun sequence encodes the following:
- the SLC2A12 gene encoding solute carrier family 2, facilitated glucose transporter member 12 isoform X1, producing the protein MVPAENPEGPGLLSPRDTAAEAQRSGSPRPARARGCGMFTLLSSITAAVSGLLVGYELGLISGALLQLRTLLALTCHEQEMVVSSLLIGALLASLTGGVLIDRYGRRAAIILSSCLLGLGSLILILSLSYEVLIVGRIAIGVSISLSSIATCVYIAEIAPQHRRGLLVSLNELMIVIGILFAYISNYAFANVSHGWKYMFGLVIPFGVLQAIAMYFLPPSPRFLVMKGHEEAASKVLRRLRAISDTTEELTGIKSSLKDEYQYSFWDLFRSKDNMRTRIMIGLTLVFFVQVTGQPNILFYASTVLKSVGFQSNEAASLASTGVGVVKVISTIPATLLVDHVGSKTFLCIGTSVMAASLVTMGIVNLNIPMNFTNICRSQSPINQSLDKSVFYGPGNLSANDDTLRELFKGITAHSQNPLMPTRNDMDKRGVTILPNARLNPAEYLIVTDPADVPAFLKWLSLASLLVYVAAFSIGLGPMPWLLLSEIFPGGIRGRAMALTSSMNWGINLLISLTFLTVTDLIGLPWVCFIYTIMSLASLVFVVVFIPETKGCSLEQISVELAKANYVKNNICFMSHHQEELVPKQLQKRKPQEQLLECQKLCGRGQPRQLSPET
- the SLC2A12 gene encoding solute carrier family 2, facilitated glucose transporter member 12 isoform X3, translating into MVPAENPEGPGLLSPRDTAAEAQRSGSPRPARARGCGMFTLLSSITAAVSGLLVGYELGLISGALLQLRTLLALTCHEQEMVVSSLLIGALLASLTGGVLIDRYGRRAAIILSSCLLGLGSLILILSLSYEVLIVGRIAIGVSISLSSIATCVYIAEIAPQHRRGLLVSLNELMIVIGILFAYISNYAFANVSHGWKYMFGLVIPFGVLQAIAMYFLPPSPRFLVMKGHEEAASKVLRRLRAISDTTEELTGIKSSLKDEYQYSFWDLFRSKDNMRTRIMIGLTLVFFVQVTGQPNILFYASTVLKSVGFQSNEAASLASTGVGVVKVISTIPATLLVDHVGSKTFLCIGTSVMAASLVTMGIVNLNIPMNFTNICRSQSPINQSLDKSVFYGPGNLSANDDTLRELFKGITAHSQNPLMPTRNDMDKRGVTILPNARLNPAEYLIVTDPADVPAFLKWLSLASLLVYVAAFSIGLGPMPWLLLSEIFPGGIRGRAMALTSSMNWGINLLISLTFLTVTDDGESCHRDISSVSHLVMEAFSEDHHPDLLFSFHCSF
- the SLC2A12 gene encoding solute carrier family 2, facilitated glucose transporter member 12 isoform X2 produces the protein MVPAENPEGPGLLSPRDTAAEAQRSGSPRPARARGCGMFTLLSSITAAVSGLLVGYELGLISGALLQLRTLLALTCHEQEMVVSSLLIGALLASLTGGVLIDRYGRRAAIILSSCLLGLGSLILILSLSYEVLIVGRIAIGVSISLSSIATCVYIAEIAPQHRRGLLVSLNELMIVIGILFAYISNYAFANVSHGWKYMFGLVIPFGVLQAIAMYFLPPSPRFLVMKGHEEAASKVLRRLRAISDTTEELTGIKSSLKDEYQYSFWDLFRSKDNMRTRIMIGLTLVFFVQVTGQPNILFYASTVLKSVGFQSNEAASLASTGVGVVKVISTIPATLLVDHVGSKTFLCIGTSVMAASLVTMGIVNLNIPMNFTNICRSQSPINQSLDKSVFYGPGNLSANDDTLRELFKGITAHSQNPLMPTRNDMDKRGVTILPNARLNPAEYLIVTDPADVPAFLKWLSLASLLVYVAAFSIGLGPMPWLLLSEIFPGGIRGRAMALTSSMNWGINLLISLTFLTVTDLIGLPWVCFIYTIMSLASLVFVVVFIPETKGCSLEQISVELAKADVNARLKLEH